Proteins from one Candidatus Rokuibacteriota bacterium genomic window:
- a CDS encoding alpha/beta fold hydrolase, whose product MMGPAWLDRAEYPFPPLWLDLPAGRMHYVDQGQGRPIVFVHGTPDWSFVWRHLIKALSPRYRCIAPDSLGFGLSDKPQGYSYAPAEQAANLRRLIDALELKDITLVLHDFGGPFGLSYALDKPANVRSIVLLNTWMWSLRGDPHYERFGRLFGGALGRFLYLRLNFSVRVIMKHAIADKARFPRRIQDQYMRPFGRAAERVATHAYARALLGAGEWYDGLWRRREKIRDIPALILWGMNDQAFRQEELDRLQMVFSHKRTACFHDAGHFPQEERSERVVSLVEEFLAG is encoded by the coding sequence ATGATGGGCCCGGCCTGGCTCGACCGGGCCGAGTATCCCTTCCCCCCGCTCTGGCTCGATCTGCCGGCGGGGCGGATGCACTATGTGGATCAGGGGCAGGGGCGGCCGATCGTCTTCGTCCACGGCACGCCCGACTGGTCTTTCGTGTGGCGCCACCTGATCAAGGCGCTCTCGCCGCGGTACCGCTGTATCGCGCCGGATAGCCTGGGTTTCGGTCTCTCCGACAAGCCCCAGGGCTACTCCTACGCGCCCGCCGAGCAGGCGGCGAATCTCCGGCGGCTGATCGACGCGCTCGAGCTGAAAGACATCACGCTGGTGCTGCACGATTTCGGCGGGCCGTTCGGCCTCTCGTACGCGCTGGACAAGCCGGCGAACGTCCGGAGCATCGTCCTGCTGAACACGTGGATGTGGTCCCTGCGCGGTGATCCGCACTACGAGCGCTTCGGCCGGCTCTTCGGCGGCGCGCTCGGCCGGTTCCTCTATCTAAGACTGAACTTCTCGGTGCGCGTCATCATGAAGCACGCCATCGCGGACAAGGCGCGCTTCCCGCGCCGTATCCAAGACCAGTACATGCGCCCGTTCGGTAGAGCCGCCGAGCGCGTGGCCACCCACGCCTATGCCCGCGCGCTCCTCGGCGCCGGCGAGTGGTACGACGGGCTCTGGCGCCGCCGCGAGAAGATCCGCGACATCCCGGCGCTGATCCTCTGGGGCATGAACGACCAGGCCTTCCGCCAGGAGGAGCTCGATCGCCTCCAGATGGTCTTCTCGCACAAGCGCACGGCCTGCTTCCACGACGCCGGCCACTTCCCCCAGGAAGAGCGCTCGGAGCGCGTCGTGTCGCTGGTCGAGGAATTTCTAGCCGGCTAG
- a CDS encoding DinB family protein, with product MITAAEFIQGGLKQLHGNFDKQLDNITPEQLHAIPGGNPKANTIAWGLWHYARTEDNVVQYILQNKKTPIWVEQGYAAKTGLPETAQGTGMPTAEAQALRIKDIGAFKEYMGKVWAATDALIATNDQALLDRMVSIRPLGEMHAMRALGAVCLTHGTTHFGEIELARTLVGAGAVTAV from the coding sequence ATGATCACAGCGGCCGAGTTCATCCAGGGCGGGCTGAAGCAGCTCCACGGCAACTTCGACAAACAGCTCGACAACATCACGCCAGAGCAGCTCCACGCGATCCCGGGCGGCAACCCCAAGGCCAACACCATCGCGTGGGGGCTCTGGCACTACGCGCGCACCGAGGACAACGTCGTCCAGTACATCCTCCAGAACAAGAAGACGCCGATCTGGGTCGAGCAGGGCTACGCGGCGAAGACGGGCCTGCCGGAGACGGCGCAGGGCACGGGCATGCCGACGGCCGAGGCGCAGGCGCTCCGCATCAAGGACATCGGCGCGTTCAAGGAATACATGGGCAAGGTCTGGGCCGCGACCGACGCGCTCATCGCGACGAACGACCAGGCGCTCCTCGACCGCATGGTGTCGATCAGGCCGCTCGGCGAGATGCATGCCATGCGCGCCCTGGGCGCCGTCTGCCTGACCCACGGCACGACTCACTTCGGCGAGATCGAGCTGGCGCGCACGCTCGTCGGCGCCGGCGCCGTCACTGCCGTCTAG